The sequence AAAGAATTTCTGGCACCTGGATATGATTATATGGGGTAAAACATCAAGACTTGAGCTGACAAGGACAAAAACTACACGTCTGGGTGCTCGATCAATGACTTTTGATATGGCACTCCAGCAATCAGAAGACAGAGTATCACAGccatcaaatataaaaactcTGTACTGTGATGGCAGGTGGGAAATAATCATGTTGTCAAGCAGATCCACAATGTttccaaaatcaaaattactGACTGGACCAACTTCCCTTATATTTCGACTCTTACCCATATCATGTGCAATGCAGGAATTGCAGTAACCACAAGGTTTGGGATGCTCCAAAGATTGACAATTTAAAGCCCTGGCAAATATGCGAGCACATGAGGTTTTTCCAGTACCATGAGGCCCATAGAAAACATACAGCAAACCAACCTTCCTTCTGACAACAGCATTGGAAAGAGCTTGTGCTACCAGATTCTGTCCCACCAGATCTCGGAAAGTTCTTGGCATGTATTTTTGAGTAAAATTTTGATGCCTGCTATTGTGGTTCCGCCTGAGCTTATGTTGACCACCAGATCTAGCTTCTGAAGCAAGGTCAGAATCGACATCATTTTTCAGTAAATGATCAGCATATATGCCTAGCTCTCCAGAGTAATCGTGCACCCAGCCAGCATTATCTGTGCTTTCTTGGGATAAAGAAGCTTCAACTAATAGAGGCAATGCCTCTGCATCAGATTTAGTAGATGAACATGAATAATCAGATGCCACGGGCATATTAGGAGCATCTCTGTCATGGGAAGCCATGCCACCTTTCCTCAACCTTGAGTCGGACAGACCACAAGACAAACTCCTACCAGCCATGTCAAGAAATGTTTTACCTCTATGATGAATCCTTGACCAATTCCATGGAATCCCACATCCATTTCTAGGAGCTCTTGTGACATTTGAGTCACCATATTCTTCTTCCTCTATGCAATACCTTGGTCTTACTGAACCTTGATTCAATGAATTAGAAGCGACAGACATTTCATTCTGACCCTCAACATCTCTAGCAGGAGTCGCCCTAGTTCTTCTAGCACCTCGAAACTTCCGCCTTTTTGTTCTATTTATTCCACTATAACCACGAATGCTGGTCTCACGTTCTTCTCCAGTTTTGTCCTGTTGAGACCGTCTTCCGTGTAGATGGACGTTAGAAGAAGCTGCTACATCACTGTCCATTGGAATCTCATTCAACTGGTCAGAGAGGGTCTTAATATGAAAATCTTGACTGTGCTTACCCTTGTGTTTACTCTTTCTAGATTTAGATTCTGAATTCCCTGAAACATCATCATTAACCAAACCATTAACCTCTTGATTGTGTGAAAGGTCCTCATCACCACCCAAAAGATCAGCCCTATTGCTCTTCCGACTAGATTCTTCTCTCTTAATTCTCCTTCCATCCCTAGCTCCACTCTTGCTACTACGGTCACTGACAGCTGCTGCTACCCCCTCATATCCCCCACTTAGCTCACCAGGAACAACCTTTGATGGAGCCAAATTTGCGAAGGGTGGTGAGCCACCTGATAACCTTCTACCTTCCCTTCGACGCTCAATGCCAATTGACCTTCTACCCTCTGTAACTGCAGCATCCTTGTCTCCTTTCTTAGGAAGCAAATCAACAACAGAAGGTGAGTGCCATGAAGGAGGACTGGCAGAAGGGTCTCTCAGTGATCGGGACCTCTGAAGAACAATGAGGTCCCTCATTAGTGACCTATCAGCCAGTATGGGGCTTTGCTTGTGCATATGGTTTTTCAGATGAATGCAATTGGTTAAATGGATATGGTTGCGAAGATGATCACTGATATGACCATTTGCATCCTTGAGAATCCTATTACGGACTGCCTTGGTCATGATCAGAAAGCAAATGCATATGATGGCAGAATCTCTTGCAGGTTAAGAAAACCTATCAAACTATATTGCATTTCCTCCCGAATCTATAATCTCGCAAATCTTAAATCAGGCAACTAACCATAAATTGAATGACATAGCCCGAAGAAAAAGGCAAGATTCAAGCTATCAAAGATCCCCTATCAAACATATAACATTTATTTGCGAGAGTGACAATCCTTCTTACAACGATTACACCAAAAATTCACGAAATCCCCCCAAGTAAAAAAGTTCTCcacaactattattatttaacccCAAATGGCACACACCCTTCACTACCcaactaaagaaaaagtagCACTGCCCCAAACCCATCAAACTTCAAACCTTCAAAGCTTATTATCAAAGCCCCAATCGCGCATTATCACTCCACATTAACAGCCCCATATTTAACCACCCAGCTTCATTGCATAAGATTTAAGACAGAAAACCCTTCACTTCAACATGAAAAATCACATTGGATACGCACAGCTGTTGCAGACCCAGTAAATAAAGTCTTgtcttttttatcttaaagCATGAAAGAGCAAACTTTTAGACGAAATAATGGAAGAAAATAGAAGATTTAGATTGAAAGAGATAACTATAAACCCAAAGAAAGCAACAAAAGGGAAACACCACATTCACCTGAAAATTccaaaaaagcaaaaatgaTCCGTTTGGATCATTAACGCCACCAAGATTAGATCTTTATCTTTCTATCTCTCCCCCTCTGTCTCAGCCACCAACTTCACATGTACTTCACGAGAAAAAAGGAGTTCCTTTTCACAGAAAACGAGAGTCCAAGAAAAACCCATTAAGCAACGGAGCTAGTTATAGAGAAACAACAAGCTCTAGAATGAAAAACTTAGAGATAGGCAAAGACTGAGCATCTTCTGCCTGGAGGAGTGTTTAGTGAGAAAGATGAGATCTGTAAAGAAAAACAGGGCACTCTTAACATAGCCATAAAGCGGCGTGTCCGTATGTTTGAGCATGCAAGTGCAAAAGAATAATTGTTAAATATTCTTGTTCATTGATTtgataaaatacataaaagattAAAGGATTGTAtactttataataatataaatatttttttatatttttggaaTTGTATATAATGCTGTTTGTTATAGTCAAAAAAGGtaaaaggaagaaaacaaTTGAATAACTGAGATTTTTGAAATGGGGGACCATTGATTTTTGATCCAAGAGAGAAAGAGTCCGTTCTGTAATCTGTTTCTGTTAATATAGCCGTTTTTTGGGTACTCTTTTGGTTTGGTCTATGAGGCCACATTTGAAACTATTTTCGgctctttataattaagactAAACTGCTGGTGGGGGACCTAAAATAAGTTCCACAGTTTTGGAATTTTATTTCAGTCTTCTacttcttgttctttttttttcataagtgAAAGTTCTTTCATATGATCCATTTGGTGTTTTAATTCAAACATGtaaatttcaaattagatGGATAAGAATCTTGACTTGGTTTGGCTTCGCATTTTCCACAAGTTTCTTTTAGCTTTGTTATcagatcaagacaagaattTACAACCTGTAACCTCTGTGTTATctgttttccatttttatgcaagaaatcatgtttctctttcccttttctagtttttttccCCTTTCACTTTAGATGAATTAAACAGCTATTAAGATTGGTGTTTTATAAGGGTTTAATGTCAAATTAGAGTGAGGTGCTTTGGTGCTTAAAACCAATGCGCTTTGCTCCGAATGTTTTTGTTGAAGCACAAGTACATAATAAGTTTCTTGAAACTGTGCTTCAATTTAACttgcaaaaggaaaaaaacaaaaaacttcCTTTGAATGTTTTCTTCAGTTGAGAAAAGTTTGATGTATTCTCAAGGATTTCTCTGAATTACACATGAAAATAATAACCCCTTGTCCTTGTCCTTGTCCTTGTCCATGTCCATGTCCATGTCCATGTCCATGTCCAGAAAATTAGGTGAAATGAGTTCACATGcagttatgaaagaaaaagtacATGTAAGAGAGCAAAATGATTATTTAGAACCATACATTCTGAATAAATATCTAACCTATGGTTCTAGAGAAAGAAAACCAATAAAGCAAGATTAAATGATTACGAAACCATTGGGCAAAATACAGCTACAacatatatatagtataagCAAGGTGTCGTCTTTTGAATTCATTTCCTATTCTGTCTCCCAAATACGCTATTAAGGAAGGGGATTCCATGCCTAAATGCTACTTAGTTTTAGAAAGTTGGCAGTTATGGGACTAAGGGGTGGTGGTTATGTATCACTGAACCTTAATTTGagccaaaataaataaataaaaatcggGGATTCTTTTggaataaagtaaagaaaggAGTTTATAGGGCTATGATAAGGAGTGTGACAGTCACGTGCAGGGGAGTGAGACGATGATGAATGATGACCCATCCTTCAATGATGTTCCTGATTCGGATGATGCTACTGATTCCATTTACTATGACAAATGAGTTTGGTCCATTATTCATTGACCATCAAAACCTCCTCTCATTTACTTTCACTTTCACTTTCTCTCCATCCAATCAGAAAGGGGAGGGAATTTTTCCCCAGCATCTTACGCCTGCCATAATGTTGGTTTCGTTTCTTTgttgtctctctctctctctctctctctctctctctctctctcttttccctAAATTTTACGAGAAGATCTATAAAATCTTGATTCTTGCTCACTGGAAGAGTTGAATTACCCTTATCTATATTTATTGTTGAGATTTGAGGTGGTTGCTTTACAATGTAATTAGAACATGTCTACTTATAAATTAAGATCTTATTATGTATTAAACATGGAATTTTGCAAACAGCTACTGAAAAGGGGTTATTAGTCTAATTAGTAGAGAAACatactttcctttttttatcaatcaaGACCCAATcctcttaaaatatattttgaagatttattagtaaaatcttatattcctgaatttaattttgtcaTTTGAAAcgataatatattatatacatatatacatatgtgtgtgtatatgtatgtatacatgtatttcattttaatgtGAAGTCCCATACAATAAATTCTCAATTTTGTAATAggaatctctctctctctccctctctccctctctctctctctctctcgtgtgtgtgtgtgtgggTGTGGAAGAAGGTTGGATGTGGGCTCTCATTCTCACTAAAAAAGTAAGATATTGCCAATGATTCCTGCattaaatatgttttctaTATGCTTCACAGATACACTGCAATTTTCAAAGTGGGTAGTCCAAACTGCTTATTTAGTTGGATATGACTTGTATAATACCAGTAAGGGAATGCAAGTCTTGTTCTAAGACATGAAGTTAAATGTCCATTCATAAATAATTCCAAACTAATATCTGCTATTCTTCTCAAATGAATATGCAAGGGAGAGTCCTGTAGAGCTCTGTTAGACTGTGAAaaggataaataaatatatgatccgagcaagagaaaacaaccaagttAAGTGTCCGGCTTATCAACTACAAGTGGGGCACATCCGGCAAAAGGGCGTTCATATTCATGCACGAGATGTCATGCCACGGCCAATTCCAACTGCCAACCCGCATAACGCTACCCATAAGAATTTAGGTCCAAAAGGGTCCCCATTTCTGTACGTACTTCTAAACCAGGACATGTAAACCACTAGTCTTTGCCAGTTGCCACTGGGATTCACAATGGGTAAACTCTTTACACCCTTTATAACAAGTGAATAACTTGGATTTTGTTATCCCGATATCCAAACCCTATATCCTATATAGAGCTTAGTAAAAGTCAATTGATGTGGATCTTCTTGGATTCTCATGAACATGAATAATGGTTGAGGTGGTCCACAGGTTTTTGTTGGCTAGTTAGTGCATGTGCATCACCACCAGTCATCAAGAATTTCTTGTTAACCTCTACAAGACTTTGTGCACATAttgttttgaatttttcaaatttttccctTCAATGAAAAATGCCAAGGAAACCATGATACCACTGtttcaatttgaataaaaacttAGCGACAAggtcaatatatatatatatatatatagaagttAGTCTTTGGGAATATTGGttagaattttgaatcttATTATATATGGGTAGCAAAAGAGTGtgaaataaatactatatCATATCTTGATTTTGATGTTGATACCTCATACCTCAATGATGTTGGCCACTCATAATAAAGCAATAATCCATAGAAGCTAGATCCGATCACATAATATCTTTGGCAATTTGACAAACGTCAAATGTGAAAATTGATTGtccatcaaataaaaataaacaatccCATTATATGAAATACtgatttgaaaaaaagaaaaggagaaaacaaagaatggaGTATAGTGAAATAATTTCTTGCATTTTATTATAAGTTTCCACTTTATACAGCTACCAGCATACATACAAATTTTACATAAGTTCCAATAACCTAATCATTAAATGCATATTTCGAGTGGAAGATAAAAGATGTAATGTTACGTTCTTTACCTAAAGAACCATGTGCTGGAAACTAGACCCTCtacctttattattattatttttttctttaacaaattgatttcattacTCAAATGCCTAAAAACTACCTCCAGTCAAATATCATGCTCAGCAGCACTGTGGTACAAGTTATAGCTGAGAGAAAGGAGAGCCTGGCTTCAATCTAATTGACAAGAATAAATTTCTACGCTTTTAACAATTAGTTTCTAAGAATGACCTAAAACCTATGTGAGATAGCCAATTTCTAAGAACATTTTTAGTGCAATTACTACTATGTATGAgtatgcttttttttttttcttcttttttaaggGACCATAGCCAAGAAAAACAatgttatttcattttattttggtgGGTGAGCTTGGGAATACTCTTTTTGGTGCATTGTCAATATGATTGAACCTAGTACAAGCCAACCTTATGTTTTGTACAATAGCTAATTTTCGGAGACCTACTGACCCTATAACAATAAGGTCagaatcatatgtttatatattgaatatgcAACTAACACTGTACTCTGGAACATTATTGCTGTGCTagtaaatagtaaaattttggTTTGCACCTATAGACAACAATATTTAATGTTCGCTGTCGTTATGTATTTTCTTTGTACCCTTATATCCGTATTGCACATTAATCGTAGCAgtaatattgatttaatttgcaTGGTCGTTTGACCACTGCCTCCACCAACAATCTCAATGAAATTAACATTGCAATAGAGATCGATTATAGGGCGTGGAGATAATTATATAAGCCTTTCAAAAACATCccatattatatatctaaTCCGCAAAGAATAAGTTCATCAAATGTTTAGAGAAATCAtgctaaaaaattttaaaaagaatcatAGAGGTAAAAGGTAATTGTTCCTCAGTTTATATCAATGTACAGATTATCATCAATCCTAGAGTAGTTTTGTGTGTCGCATGAGAAGTTTGATCCTCATGGGGTACCAACAGAAGGGTAGATAGCGTAAATGTACAACGGATTTAGgtacaataaattatttgtgaACTGACCATTGAAAGACGTGTATTCATAGCTAAACCAGGAGGGAGGGAGTTGATCATGTGTGCtttctatataataatttatcatttgcATAGATGGATGGGGTCGATTTCCGAATCATTCGTCCAACTACCTAAAAGGTCGAAACAATTTGAAAGGAAAGCAAAACTAGCTGCATCTTCAAAGAAcatgaagaaaaagataaaaggtTGCGCATTATTGAGTCTTTGAATAATAGATTTTTCgttttcttttagaaataaCTTAGTGCTGTGTCAATGACTTAAAAAGCATATATAATTGCGTTTAATTATGGAAATGCAATCCACAAGATATGAACTTCCTCCAATGCAATATGATTAGGGTAACCccatctcaaaataaaaataatataattctatAGTTGCCTATAAATTAAGACTTgaaaatattagcaaaaaggaaaaggtgATGACCAagctctctcttttttcttgtcCTTGTGGTTGGGGAGCTGGAAGTGAAAGTTGAATAGTGCCCAAATCTTTTGATTTGCATAAGCATAACATCTTAATCGATTACATGTAAGCTAATAATGTTTAgtactttaataattttgacctttatattatataaagatTAGAGGGTGTGGATACCATCATTTTTATTCATTGGAAACTTTGTAATATGTCTAGTTCCGAAGAGACAAAAGCTTGGTTCTGTGTGTGCTCCGCTCTAATCTCttcatttttgtatttattggataatgtaataataataataataataataatcccCAATCTTAAGAAAAAGTAGTCGTTTAAAACACTCGGCATTTTGTTTTGTAGTGAAACTAGTTATTCACGtgcctttcttcttctttacgGCGATATCACACATTCCTTTATTGCTGCTACTAGATAGGGCTTATTAGGGCAACCAAGCTGCTTAAACCTATGCTTTGTATTTACATTggcttttcctttttatcttttttaccaaaagaaatatatatatacacaaataaattAGCTGATTTCCTTTCAAAAAGTAGTTCGGCAAGTGTACTTGCGTCTCGTCTTAAGCTAAGCTGTCGAGAATTTCAAACATGGGCTTAAGATTGGGCCCAAAGGAAATAAGGTCCAAGAAATACGACAGTACAGCTAACAATGACATATCCATCAACAAGTACCTGAACAATAATACTCGTCTTGTCCATGATCTTGTATTGCAGTATGGATTTATTTAATGCAAGATTCTTTTATACAAATCCTTACATCTAGAGTTTGCTAAAAGGTTCTCTCAGAGGGACACTGGTTTATTGCTTTGTTATTAGTGCAATGCAGATGAAGAGGAAAACAGAACCATGCTAAGACATGGAAATCTCTTTTATAAACTAATGTCACCCAAGCAGGCAACAACCTGAAGGGCCTCAATTGGCACCCTAGTAATCAACTAAGACAAAAATCTCAATAATGAAGGCATTGTCTGTGGTTGCAGGCCTGCACTCATGTCCCCAAGTCAGTGAGTTGAAAGTGATCCAGTAATATTTTATAGACATTCATAGCCCGTTGGCTATagctaagaaaaagaaaaatgctaAAGTACACAGACCTGGAAAATACGGATAAATTAAAGACCAAACGAAGATTTATTAAATACCAACTGCAATAATATTGCATATTCTATGAAGCAAGAAGAACAAATAAACACGATAACCCAATCAAGAACTGTTTTCTCTCAGCAACTTAAAACAGAATGCATGTTCAACATTTAACATATGACTGTGATAGGGCAATAATGTTTAGCTAGTATCGTCTTAACTGACAAATCAGGATTTTCATAGAGCAGTAGGGTTAACAAATAATAACAGTTTCAGCAATGCACACTGCATTTCTAAAATTCTTCGGTCCACTTTGTCTTTTTAAGTCACATTGTAATACCAATATACATGCTTGAAATAACAGAATTTCAGTGATATCAACTGTTATTCTATTACATCTCCTTTGGGAACTGTCACATATTGCTTGGAATAGCCCCACCAATGTGCAGAAGTAGCTAGATATCCATTTTGTTTGAGCCACAAAGTCATAACTTTTGACTGAGCTTTTGAAATTATGAGTATGGTGGCTACTAAAAACTTCAACTGAATTACATTccagaaatagaagaaaaatgagaTAAGTTGTACAAAATTTacagtttaaaaaataaggcCTAATCATCTAAAAATTTCTCCAACTTTTGatgttttaacaattttaactaaaatttacaactttttctcaaaaagcatcaaagtttaattttatttttttctaaaatacaaTCCGCCAACTTTCTGCAGTGGTTTTTGCTGACTGGATatttaattgagaaaaaaaaaaaatcagccAGCAAAGAACCCATCTTCCCCAATATGTAGCTTCTCTTGCAGGGTTAGAGAGCTCTTCCTCATCTTGTAAACCATATTCAAACGATAgatgaggaggaggaggagcagCAGCAGCGCCGGCAGTAAAGCATCAAAGTCACAAATGCAATAAATTTATCACGTTTCTACGTATCTATCTAAGTAGGTATTCTTTGTTCCAAGAATCAGAGGTGGTGCTGCCATTGTCGAAGAGAGGATGGCCTGAGAGCGGAATATTGCTAGAAGTAGAAAGCCACATAGGGGAAGCAAAGTTGGTGCAGGTGGATCTGTACGAAGAAAGCCTCAATTGGAAGTGGCCATGACAAATGCTGGAACAGGGCGCTCTTTCACGAGCAGCTTCTCCCATTTCTTCGATTCATTTGTACTAATGTTGAGTGAACCTAAGATGGTGGTGCCATTTATAGGGTCACTAACAGGAGTAGACCCAAAAACATCTTATGTCTGATACTCATTCATCAAGAGCCCTGCATAAGGATATGCCATTGTGGAAATCATGTTCATCCACTTCCAATATGTGGATATGTTATGGCTATTCAAGAAGTAGccacaaaacaagaaaaatagtgCAGTGAAGGCAATGACTGTTGCATAATCTAGAATGTAATTTGGCACAATTGAGCTAACAAACACCACAAATGAGTTGGTTGAAAGAAGAGAAACATAGAGAACAAGCAAGAAATAGTAGAACGGTCAGCGAAGCTTCAAGGCTTTCCAAACAATGCCAACATAGACACCAGATTGAAGTGCAAGAAAAGGACAGTATGTTATAAGACCAGCAATGGTGTAAGAAGACGCTCTGTAAGCATTATAAGAAGTTTCACGGACGAAAATAAAGCGTTCTTGAATAAAGGCAGGAACAATATTGTTAgatgaaaagaagaagagacactgtgaaaaaaaaaaaaaaaaaactaagatGTATGTTCTTTTCCTTCTGCTCTCTCTGTTGCTTTTCTTTGAACACTTCCCACCACTTACCAATTCCTTTTGCAATGCAGCCTAGAACTTCAGcaacatttttcttcttattatttccCTGTTTAGCATGAAGTTGAAATTTGAGTTGAATGGTTAGCTCTTGCATTGCAGCTTCCTGATTTCAACGGAAAAGAAATCTCACTCGATCTTCACAGTAATggaattttgttatttttgaaGCTACAAATTGGGGAAGATGGGTTCCTCCATATGCACCATTTCACTAATTGGATGAGTCAGCAACACTTGTTGactcatttctcttttttcttttttttctcaattaaatACCCAGTTACCAAAACCACCACAAAAGGTTGTCGGATTGTATTttggggaaaaaaaaaattaaactttggtgatttttgaaaaaaggttgcaaatattagttaaaattgttaaaacgTCCAAAGTTGGGAAATTTTAGGTAATCAGCCcaaaaattaatcatattCTTTACCCTATTTTCAATCATCTCGAACCAAATTGGTTGGCTCACTTAAGACATACTTAGGAAGTTCATACTTTGCACCTGCAGAAATTTAACGCAGGATTAAATTCTGGGGCACAAGATGTAACCTATATTTAGATAAACAAATATGCATATGTAGACATGCACAGATATGTTTTGGAGGAAACAAAAAAGATGGAGAGGAGAAAACACGGAACAGATTTGGCACCTCTTTCATCATAACAGATTGTCATGTCTTCACTTTGAACAATCACACCAGCACTATCCACAATAGCTTGTGCAAGAGTTAAATCAGCTTCAGCAGCAGCATGAAGTGCATCCCATATCTCTGATAGGAGAAAGTATTCTTGGGAATGTTAGTTGTATCTCAAAACATCAAGTTATTTCttgaagagaacaaagaacaaaaattaCAGATAATCCAGACCACCAAGCACTATGACATCTAACAcagaataaaaaaagttacACAAAGATAACAGGCAAACCGCATTCTCATTCGAACACATTGTTTAGTCAAGACTGTTAAGAGTGCTTTTAACCTCAtcctttcttaattttaataaggtAACTTTTTTTCCCATTTAACTGATTCTGTTTGAAGAATAACAGACAAACAGTATACCCTGTGTATGGAGGTCACATTGGAACATCATATGCTTAGTAAATACTTGCATTTGCACGTGCATAGTGCACATATGTTTCTGAACCttgttttatgatataaaTGGTGAGAAAACAAGATCAGAACTTCAGTTTAATGGATAGATGAACCAGGAAATGTCATTCAAGGCCGGCAACTAGAATAGAAAATGTGGATTCACCCAACTGtgtcaagagaaagaaatacTTTACTAGCAATTACTGTTGACAGTGAACTGGTTTAAATGAGACAGTACCCTTCCGTCCCCCATAATGAGGAGCAGTATCCCAAAACTCATCACGCATCTGCAGGAGTTGTGTCCTTGTAATTGGCTCGGAATGCTTCCATGGTTTTGGCTTCCGGATTTTCTTTGAATGGTCTTTGGACAAAAATAAGCAACAGCAAAGTTTCATTACTAATGTTCAGCTACAAGTTCAAATCCACCAGTCTCATAAAATCAATGTGCAATTCTAGTGATCGAGGTTAGAACATGTGTGAAAATCCAAACTCTGAAATATGATACAAACGTGTCAACTGGACAATAACTTTTTGAAGAAAACCTTTCTAATTCATGCCATGACAGCTTAATGTAAAGTCCAACCATGAAACTTTCTATGTTTTAATAGCATGTCACCGATTTCAAGTAATATAATTGTAGTTTTCTTTGTTCAGATTTACCCAGAAGAAACCCCTTTCTGCAGGCTTgtctcaaagaaaaaaaaaaatcatattcaCGACTTGGCCTCAATTCAAATAATGTTAAATCCACAAAGCAAATTGTGGAGTTAAGAATTTCGACTAAATGACTAACTTCATTATATCTGTGGTCCCCTCAAATTTTCTAGGAAGGGAGAGGAGACCCATAAATACAATCATAAATTCACAATTTGCAACTGCCTGAACTGTTAAAAGCAGGTTCTAAATTGAAACATCGAGCTCAAAAGACCAGTGACCACCACTTCATATagatttaaagaaagaaaaataaaatcaatcttgaaTAACTAAAATGCCTCTATCTAAACAACTAAAAAGAGAATCTGACATATCATCATCACCACTGAATCATCTACCAatagcataaagaaaaaagaaagaaagaaagagagatagCAGATAATAAGGCAGGAGCTCAATGTTTATATTAGTAAAGAACTGGAATTCAAGAAAAGAGGAATAACAAGAAAGATCAAATCTTTACCGTCTCCTTTGGCTCGAGAGGATCCAGAACAACCCATTTCAGAATTTGAAAAGAGAAGCAAAGTTTTGAAAGCAGCAGTAGATTAGATTAGATTTagatggaaaagaaaaaaagaaaaaaaaaaaaaagaagaagaaaggtagCTCGAAAGTGATGTAAAATGGCTGCTGCCAGCACTCTGTTATGCGGGTGTTTATATAactttctttattaaataataataaaataatttcaaaagaaaaggatgaaTAAAAAGAAGGGCAGGTAAAGAAAGAGgtagaagaaggaaaaggtgAGAACAGGGATGGAATGT comes from Ricinus communis isolate WT05 ecotype wild-type chromosome 5, ASM1957865v1, whole genome shotgun sequence and encodes:
- the LOC8275184 gene encoding ubiquitin domain-containing protein 1 isoform X1, with the protein product MGCSGSSRAKGDDHSKKIRKPKPWKHSEPITRTQLLQMRDEFWDTAPHYGGRKEIWDALHAAAEADLTLAQAIVDSAGVIVQSEDMTICYDERGAKYELPKYVLSEPTNLVRDD
- the LOC8275184 gene encoding ubiquitin domain-containing protein 1 isoform X2, with amino-acid sequence MGCSGSSRAKGDDHSKKIRKPKPWKHSEPITRTQLLQMRDEFWDTAPHYGGRKEIWDALHAAAEADLTLAQAIVDSAGVIVQSEDMTICYDERGSCNARANHSTQISTSC
- the LOC8275184 gene encoding ubiquitin domain-containing protein 1 isoform X3, whose product is MGCSGSSRAKGDDHSKKIRKPKPWKHSEPITRTQLLQMRDEFWDTAPHYGGRKEIWDALHAAAEADLTLAQAIVDSAGVIVQSEDMTICYDERGK